From the genome of Brassica oleracea var. oleracea cultivar TO1000 chromosome C4, BOL, whole genome shotgun sequence:
TCGTACGTTGTAGCCTCCAACCCTCTTGCGTGTTTCCCACGTTCCAGTGGATTCTATGGTTATACCAACGGCTTCTTCTGTTATGGAGCTAACCGGAACCTTAAGGGGCTGAAATTGCCAGTGTGTGTTCCGGTGATATGTAACCCCAGCACGGGACAGTCCTTGACCATGCCTAGATTGATCTCGAAAAAGAAGTATGGAGTGCAAAGCTATCTTGGATACGAGCCGATGGAGAAAGAGTTCAAGGTGTTGTCGATGAATAAGTCGCGTACTGGTGAGGTGATCTCTGTGGAGCACCAAGTTCTGACATTAGGAACCAAGAATTTGTCATGGAGGTTGGTCGAATGTTGCATCCCACATCGTTCTTCAAGTAAGTGGATATGCATCAGTGGCGTTCTTTACTACGCAGCTAGTGCAGCTGGATCTTTCGAGAATTCTATGGTCGTTTGTTTTGACTTGAGGTCTGAGAAGTTCTGCTCTGTCATGTTCAGTAAAGCAATGCCTCGTTCAACAACTCTAGTAAACTACGATGGGAAACTAGGTTTGCTTATGTCTGGAGATTCTCATGATGACGTTACTCGAGCAACTACAAGTTTTGAGCTGTGGGTTCTGCTTGACGCTGCACAACACGAGTGGTCCAATCATGTCTACGTATTACCACCTTCGTGGGAGGATGTTGTTTCAGAGGACATGCGCATTGCTGGAATGGTTGCTGTAAATGAAATCGTCTTGGCCCCCTGGTTCCAAAGTGTGCCTTCCTATGTCATCTACTTCAACGTGGAGAGAAAGACGATCACAAAAGTTGGAATCCAAGGACTGGAAGCGTTTCAGGGTGAGAGTTTCAAAACCTATCTCAACTATGTTGAGAATGTGAAGCTTCTTTAAGCAGTTTTATAAGTGAGAGACAAAGTGTAGTTTTCATT
Proteins encoded in this window:
- the LOC106341100 gene encoding F-box protein DOR-like — encoded protein: MQPPRQNVSKGGELTIYRGVTRSMTRRHRNSLPVPDDLAMEIFTRLPSKAIARCRCACKLWSSTLRSQDFTELFLTKSCARPQLLFVLDDYSVGELVFISSPQPENPEENSYVVASNPLACFPRSSGFYGYTNGFFCYGANRNLKGLKLPVCVPVICNPSTGQSLTMPRLISKKKYGVQSYLGYEPMEKEFKVLSMNKSRTGEVISVEHQVLTLGTKNLSWRLVECCIPHRSSSKWICISGVLYYAASAAGSFENSMVVCFDLRSEKFCSVMFSKAMPRSTTLVNYDGKLGLLMSGDSHDDVTRATTSFELWVLLDAAQHEWSNHVYVLPPSWEDVVSEDMRIAGMVAVNEIVLAPWFQSVPSYVIYFNVERKTITKVGIQGLEAFQGESFKTYLNYVENVKLL